In Arcobacter sp. CECT 8983, the DNA window GACTTAGGAGCAAGTTTAGCTTTATATAGAATAGATAAAGAGAATGTATTAACAGGTTCTGATCCTAGTGGTGTTTATTCTATTGCAGCAGGTGAAGTAAGAAGTCAAGGTATAGAGTTTGATATATCTGGAAAGTTAAACTCTCATATAAAAATCAATGCAAACTATACTTATACAGATACTGAAGTTACTAAAGATACTGGTGGTGCTGTTGATTGGGCAACTGGAGAAGTTGTAAACTTAGAAGGTAAAGCTTTATCAAATGTTCCTAAACACAGTGGAGCACTTCTTTTAATGTGGGAAGATGATTTATCAAATAACTCTTCTTATGGTATTGGAAGTAATGTTATATATGTAGGAAAAAGAGAAGGGAATTATATTAATACTTTTAAATTACCTGATTATACTACAGCTGGATTACTTTCTTATTGGCAAGTTAACAAAAATTTAAAATTGAAATTAAATGTTAATAATATTTTTGATAAAGAATATATTGCAAGTAGTTATGACCGTTCGTGGGTTGTACCTGGTTCACCAAGAAGTTTTGCATTAAGTATGAATTATAAGTTTTAAAAAATAAAGATTTGAATTTGATGCAAGTTTAGTGTAAAAAAGGAGTTTAAATAAATAGACTCCTTTTTTATTAAATATTAGATTTTTAAAACTGCCATGAAAGCTTCTTGTGGTACATTAACTTTACCAATAGCTTTCATTCTTTTTTTACCAGCTTTTTGTTTTTCTAAAAGTTTTCTTTTTCTTGTAATATCACCACCATAACATTTAGCAGTAACATTTTTACCTGTAGATTTAACAGTTTCTCTAGCAATAATATTAGTACCAATACTAGCTTGTACAGCAACTTCAAATAGTTGTCTAGGAATTAATTCTTTAAGTGCTTTAATAAACTCTCTACCTTTTGATAATGCTTTGTTTTCAGGTACGATAATTGATAGTGCATCAACAACTTCCCCAGCAACTTTAATATCAAGCTTTTGTAAAATACCTGGTCTAAATCCAACTGGTTCATAATCAAATGAAGCATAACCTTTTGTAGTAGATTTCAGTTTATCATAAAAGTCCATTACAATTTCATTCATAGGAATATCATATTCTAAAAGAACTCTTTTTCCAAGATAGTCCATTTTATTTTGGATACCTCTTTTGTCATTTAGAAGCTTGATAACATTTCCTAAAAACTCATCTGGAACTAAGATTGTAGATTTTACATATGGCTCAAAAATAGTATCAATATGATTTGGCTCAGGAAGTTCAGATGGATTTTGAATCATAATTCTTTCTCCATCGTTTTTAAGTACTTCATATACAACCGTTGGAGCAGTTGCAATAAGGTCAAGATTAAACTCTCTTTCAAGTCTTTCTTTAATAACTTCCATGTGAAGCATACCTAAGAAACCAGCTCTAAATCCACTTCCAAGAGCAGCTGAAGATTCAGGTTCAAATGAGATAGAAGAGTCATTTAATTGAAGCTTAGTTAAGGCTTCTCTTAAGTCTTCAAATTTATCTGTTTCAATAGGATAAAGTCCTGCAAAAACAAATGGTTTTGCTGGTTCAAATCCATCAATTGCTTCTGGTGTTGGATTTTTTGCATCAGTCATAGTATCACCAACTGCAATTCCATCAAGAGTTTTAAGTCCTAATACAACTATACCAATTTCACCTGTTTTTATCTCTTTTGTTTTTTCTCTTTTAATAGGATGTGGATACATTAAGTCTAATACTGGATGCTCAACTTTTGTATTCATCATCTTAAGTACTTGACCTTTTTTGATACTTCCATCATATACTCTTACAAGAGCTAGTGCTCCAAGATAGTTATCAAACCATGAATCATAAATAAGTGCTTTAGTAGGAGCTTCTTCGTCTCCTTGTGGAGCAGGAACTCTATCTACAATAGAATCAATTAACTCTTTTACACCAAGACCAGTTTTAGCAGAGATTAGATTATGTTCAGTACAGTCTAAGCCAATAGCCTCTTCTGTTTCTTCTAAAACCCTCATTGGATCAGCGCTTGGTAAATCAATTTTATTTACAACTGGCAGTAGCTCTAAGTCATTGTCTAAAGCAATATACACATTAGCAATAGTTTGTGCTTCAACACCTTGTGTTGAATCAACAATAAGTAGTGCACCTTCAGATGAAGCTAAAGATCTACTTACTTCATATGAAAAGTCAACGTGACC includes these proteins:
- a CDS encoding TonB-dependent siderophore receptor, with translation MQADVKNVSTIKGLKNTLLFGMETYRYELDFALYNLNNTVRMDNIRGNPTYTTLATGKGNIIRDENQVQRGMAFFAQDELALSDSWRLLVGLRYDKIDTQLEEYKKGITYSQNDYALSPRIGLTYLINPNWSWYATSGKSFRPNTGLDKNGNTFEAEEGISLETGLKFESDNKDLGASLALYRIDKENVLTGSDPSGVYSIAAGEVRSQGIEFDISGKLNSHIKINANYTYTDTEVTKDTGGAVDWATGEVVNLEGKALSNVPKHSGALLLMWEDDLSNNSSYGIGSNVIYVGKREGNYINTFKLPDYTTAGLLSYWQVNKNLKLKLNVNNIFDKEYIASSYDRSWVVPGSPRSFALSMNYKF
- the lepA gene encoding translation elongation factor 4, with the translated sequence MQKNIRNFSIIAHIDHGKSTLADRIIQECGAVTDRELSSQMMDTMDIEQERGITIKAQSVRLKYIKDGEEYILNLIDTPGHVDFSYEVSRSLASSEGALLIVDSTQGVEAQTIANVYIALDNDLELLPVVNKIDLPSADPMRVLEETEEAIGLDCTEHNLISAKTGLGVKELIDSIVDRVPAPQGDEEAPTKALIYDSWFDNYLGALALVRVYDGSIKKGQVLKMMNTKVEHPVLDLMYPHPIKREKTKEIKTGEIGIVVLGLKTLDGIAVGDTMTDAKNPTPEAIDGFEPAKPFVFAGLYPIETDKFEDLREALTKLQLNDSSISFEPESSAALGSGFRAGFLGMLHMEVIKERLEREFNLDLIATAPTVVYEVLKNDGERIMIQNPSELPEPNHIDTIFEPYVKSTILVPDEFLGNVIKLLNDKRGIQNKMDYLGKRVLLEYDIPMNEIVMDFYDKLKSTTKGYASFDYEPVGFRPGILQKLDIKVAGEVVDALSIIVPENKALSKGREFIKALKELIPRQLFEVAVQASIGTNIIARETVKSTGKNVTAKCYGGDITRKRKLLEKQKAGKKRMKAIGKVNVPQEAFMAVLKI